The Malus domestica chromosome 17, GDT2T_hap1 genome contains the following window.
ATAGTCACACGTGCTAGGCTGGAAAATTCATTACACGTGAGGAGTGTGTTGAGAGTATCACTCTCACATTAGGAAAATAAAGGACATTGCATGTACTTATAAGTAATTTGACTACTCTTTATattaccaattagttttatTATGAAACCTCGATCTTCTTCAGATTCATAACCATTCTCTCAAACTCCAGGGTCTAAGAAAAACTTGGTTACTCACTGTTCAATTATAATTTAACGATAGCTGATCATTTATAACGATTTTATAGGTTTTAAGAAAACTTTAATCACTCACCGTTTGATATTAATTCATAACTGTTCTCTCAAACGGTAAATGAACACGGTTTTCTAGGGACTCATGATTGATCAAAGTAAAAGATGCATTCGAGTGATATTGATTTGTGGTCATTGCCGACTTAAAATATGTGACGAAGAATGATACAACGGGGGAAAGATTAGTATTTGGCATTTCCTGTCTTGCGACACCTCCTCTGTGTCCAAATTATGATCTGAGATTTTTCAGTAAATGGAAATTTCCTCACATCATATAACCGCGACAAAATTAACCAAGAAGACTAAAACACCCTTTAAATAATTGAGCCTTGGTGGGGATCGACAACCTAACTTTGTTGTGTAGAGTAGAATTAGCGAAGGTGACAAGAGCAGATGAGCATGTGTAATGCAAACAAATTCGAGGCTAGTTAGTTATTTTGTCACGACAGTTCATATTTTTTAAGTGAGAAAGACTCACAGAAACATTTCAGTCTTTTTCTGACCGCATCGTGTGATTTACCAGCGTCAGGAATCAAATCCTAGTCGTGCCATGTAAAATACGAGTTTGAAATTCGTCTCAAATCAATGAGACACCCCTTAGTGGTTAGTCTGAAATTGGGTTGGATATATTGCTTGAATTGATATGTAATGGTTGAAGTTGGATGTGAATATAATGCTTGGTTTTAGATTGGGTTGATGCAACGTGCAGACTTGGTTCTGCTGCCGAACTACTCCAAATAAATTCAATATGTATGCGCCGAACTATATTTTGCCGAAATTCATCCAAGGGTTCAGCTCGTATCACTGTACAACTTTTCTATTTAATAACTCAAACTAAAGAGATTTTTCAGATCGCATCATTATACATCTTGTGAGATATGtaagttaaaaagttaataatttaaaaaataaaatttcccatcatttcacttatataataacaccgTCTCCTCAAGCAAATTCGAAACCGCGTGTCTTGGAGACACGTGTCGAAACTTCGCAAGTACACGTCAACCATGTTCCGAGGTTTCTCTCTCCTGTCTTGCCTGCTCAGTATATAAGTCGGCTGATTTGAAGTTGGCTCGCGCGCTCGCAGCATGAGAAGTGCCATCAAATTCAAAACCCTCTTCGGCACTCTCGCAAGCAAAAATCTCAGAACTTACCTGCAAACATGCGGTTCCCTTCTCAAAACCCTAACCGAAAACCGGCGCATCGCCGGCGGAATGGCCCTTCACGGCCATCTGATCAAAATTGGTCTTTCATCGGAGAGATTTATAGCCATCAGGCTTCTAATTATGTACTTGGATTCGAGAAAATCTGATGAAGTTAGTGAGATCGTTAAGGGGTTCGATGGGTTTGATTCAACGGTGCATAATTGCTTGATCAATGCGAGCATTCAGTGGGGAAATCTCAAAGAAGCACGCCGcctgtttgatgaaatgcctgAAAGAAACGAGGTTTCGTGGACTGCGTTGATATCGGGGTTAATGAGATGCGGAAGAGTGGACGAGTCGATGTGGTACTTTGAGAGAAACCCGTTTCATAATGTGGTTTCTTGGACAGCTGGGATTAGCGGGTTGGTGCAGAACGGGTTGAATGTTGAAGCATTGAAGCTTTTTCTGAAGATGCTTGGTTCTGGGGTCAGGCCTAATGATGTTACATTTACTTCTGTTGTTAGAGCTTGTGCCGGGTTTGGTGAGATCGGTTGGGGGATGAGTGTTTTAGGGTCGATTGTTAAGACTGGATATGAACACAATTTATCGGTTTCTAATTCCTTAATTACATTATGTTTGAAGATGGGCGAAAAGGCCTTGGCTAGGAGAGTATTTGATCAGATGGAAAAGAGAGATGTTGTATCTTGGACCGCAATCCTAGATATGTATGTTGGGGCGGGAGACTTGAGAGAAGCGCGTCGAATCTTTGATGAGATGCCAGAGAGAAACGAAGTTTCTTGGAGTGCAATGATTGCAAGGTACAGTCAGAGTGGACATCCGGAAAAAGCCTTGAAACTGTTTCTTCAGATGATTCAAAGTGGATTCATCCCAAATAGGTCTTGTTTGGCTAGCATTCTTAGCACGCTGGCCACCCTTGAGGTTTTAAGGGTGGGAATGAACATCCATGCACATGTTGTGAAAATTGGATTTGAGAAAGATGTCTTTATCAGTAGCTCTCTTGTTGACTTGTACTGCAAGTGTGGAGAAACTAAGGATGGACACACGGCATTTGACTTGATTCCAGAGAAGAATGTGGTCTCGTGGAATTCTATGGTTGCCGGGTATTGTCTGAATGGACAAATGGAAGAAGCTAAGGAATTGTTCGATAGCATACCCGCACCAAATAATATATCGTGGAATACTATGGTCGGAGGTTACTTAGAGAACAAACAATTTGACAAGGTATTTGAAGTGTTTAATGAGATGCTTTTGTGTGGTGAAATTCCAAACGTATCCAGCTTCTCAAGTGTGCTCTCTGGTTGTGCGAGCATAGCCTCGTTAGAGAAAGGAATGAACCTCCACGGGAAAGCAGTTAAACATGGAGTTCAATATGATGTTTTTGTAGGTACTGCCCTAACTGATATGTATGCGAAATCTGGGGATATTGAGAATTCTAAGAGCGTGTTCGATAGAATGCCTGAGAAGAATGAAATCAGTTGGACTGTGATGATTCAGGGGCTAGCAGAAAATGGTTTTGCTGCGGAATCCCTGTTTTTGTTTGAGGAAATGAAAAGAACTTCAACTGTTGCTCCTAACGAGCTCATGCTTTCATCTGTTCTTTTCGCTTGTTCTCACAACGGCTTAATCGATGAAGGATTGCGGTACTTTAATTCGATGGAGGCTGTTTATGGTACAAAGCCAAAAGGAAGACACTACACCTTCGTGGTGGATATGCTGTCCCGTTCAGGACAACTTGTTGAAGCCGAAGAGCTTCTGAAATCCATGCCATTTCAACCCGAGAGTAATGCATGGGCTGCTATATTGAGTGGGTGTAATAGACATAAAAACGAGGAGATAGCGGAACGGACAGCCAAAAAGCTTTCAGAATTAGCAGAAAAGAACTCTTCAGGCTACGTAATGTTGTCGAATATCTACGCTTCGGCCAGAAAATGGACCGATGTTATGGAAATTAGGAGATTAATGAGGGATAGGGGGTTGAAGAAGAGTGGTGGATGCAGTTGGGTTGAGGTGAGAAATGAAGTCCACTGTTTTTATTCAGAAGAAGCATCTCACTGTCAGTTAGCGGCGATTTACGATCTGTTACAACTTCTACGAGTCGAAATGCTGGCTATCGAGGAGTGAAGAAGAGAATCTACCAAATACCGTAAGTACACTAGCGTCTACTGAACGCCGATTAATTCAAGCTGGAAATAGCTTTCATTAGGGGTGAGATTCTACTGCAATATACAAGTCTAAAAGAACAGAAACTGCTACATTCTTTGTGTATATGGTTAGGGTTTATGTAAATTCCAGTCACCTCTACAGAAACAAGTGTTTCaccgtcctcctcctcctcctccttcgcCCCGGTCTGGCATAAATGTTGCTCTATGCGTATGAATTCATTTGAGTACAGATAGTATTTCTATGTTTGCCCTCTTTGTTTTAGAGATAATCAACTGTTCTTAAACTGTTTCATAGTGATTAGAACTTCCTTTAGAACTAATGAATCAAGTGATCGCAGGATAAGCTAATCGAAACAGCACAAATATGAGGAATACTGGTTCTGCTTTCTTAAGGTATCAATATTTTTGAAGTTTGGAGGCTTATGTCAAATCCATGACAATTGTTCGAATCATTGTATCTAAGTATGCATTATACATTCAATTAAGCGAATGATGATGTGTGCCAACGAATTTCGAAGAGTTCGGCTTGGTTTTCTCTCTTTGATCTTTAATATGAAAGTGTGAGGCACCTCTTAGTTGACTAATTGAGTCCCTTCTCCAAGTTTTTAGTAGACATTGGGTCGCTGTAATTTGCTCTTCTGAATAAGAAACAAACTGTCATTGAAGGGAGAAGAAAGTGTACAAAAACTGAGTTTCTGTAAGCTTACACTCATgcctaatattttattttcatcttttcttggCAGGTATTTTCAACAATAGATGCTAACAGTTTTCTTTAACACTAGGGCCTTTAATTTAAGGGTCCGCTTGACAACCATatcgttttttgtttttgcagaGGTTGTAATAATTTTCCTTTGGCTGGTCTGTTGATAAGTTTGTTTTTGTAGATACCAGAGAACTACATGGAAGATCTCTGTGTGAATATCAAGGTCCGTACTTTTCCCTTTTTAGTTCTTGGCAATACAAGCATCTTCAGATTTTTGAAGAAAGCTTGAGAGATCAATAGATTTTGATTGCATATTAAGAAAAGAGACCGGTTCAATTGGGTaatgaaaaaaggaaagaaaagaaaaatatttgtaaACATACGGTACGTTCAAGAATTTGTTTTTACTTATTGAGACCATTTGATTGCTAAGGAAATcgaggaaaagaaaataaggaaACTAATTAAGAGTTGTTTGAGTTGTTTATAGAGAGAGGACTTAGAAAAAACAactaatatttttgtttatgtaATGGTTGTCATGAATTTCCTTTTGACTAAACAAAACATAATCAGTTTATTTGCTTTACTGAGAATGTAGCTTTTATTGTGATTAATTTCGGGTGTTGGAGCAGATATTTGTGTCTTACTCGCATTGACAATTAATAGATGTAATTCTTTTTACCATTGTTTGTGTATAATTATGCAACTTATATGTTATAACGTGACAGATTGTTTCGCTTCCAATGCATCAACATATATTAAAAAGAATTATTTAAAGAGGGCTGAACCCAGTCAAAGCTGGGGGGCTAGGCTCTCACGCCCATATTATATTACTGAAGAAAAAACATTACAACATGGAGGACATGGTATCTAAACCATGATgatcaaaagaaaaatcatatacATCCACTCCAAGCAGTCAAGAAGGAAAATAAAgagattaataaaaataattaaagttgaaagtgTGGACGACGAAATCTTTGATCCACATGGTATgtcatctgaaaagaaaaaataaaatgttggtaacgatgaatgaagaataaaattaagaaatgagatTGGCATTTGAAGATTTCATAGTTTATATTGAATTAGGGTAGTGTAAATTGAAACAAGTTAGAAAGCGCACCTTAAATAATGACAATGTGTGGGATGTGAGCAATCTTAAACCAGTCCTCACCTGTTTCTTTCTTGCATCTTTCGCTTAACACGGGGCAACACCAAATTGTCAACGTATTTAAACAGGGGAGTCCACGAATCCCTTCTGGCAGTGATGCCAAATTAGAGCAATCACTAATTTTAAGATGCTGCAGTGAATTGAGATTGCATATTTCTTCTGGCAGTGATGCCAAATCCTCTATTCCACCGAGTGACAGATGTATTAATTTGGAGGGACgatgggaagaagaagaggaagaaacatCAACACCAACATCATGTGTAATATCAGATGCTCCTCTAACAAACAAGGAATCAACAATCTTCCAGCTGCTTCTCCAGAGTTCTATTCTCTCCGCATTTGGATACAAAGgcatggaagtaagattaggaCAATCCTTGATAGTCAATGTagaaagagagggaaaagaAGGCAACGACAGATTTTccgttgatgaagaagaagatgcaCTGTTATGAGTGTGCGCCCTCCACCATCCCTTCAGAACAGGGCAACTGTT
Protein-coding sequences here:
- the LOC103404311 gene encoding pentatricopeptide repeat-containing protein At2g13600-like, with the translated sequence MRSAIKFKTLFGTLASKNLRTYLQTCGSLLKTLTENRRIAGGMALHGHLIKIGLSSERFIAIRLLIMYLDSRKSDEVSEIVKGFDGFDSTVHNCLINASIQWGNLKEARRLFDEMPERNEVSWTALISGLMRCGRVDESMWYFERNPFHNVVSWTAGISGLVQNGLNVEALKLFLKMLGSGVRPNDVTFTSVVRACAGFGEIGWGMSVLGSIVKTGYEHNLSVSNSLITLCLKMGEKALARRVFDQMEKRDVVSWTAILDMYVGAGDLREARRIFDEMPERNEVSWSAMIARYSQSGHPEKALKLFLQMIQSGFIPNRSCLASILSTLATLEVLRVGMNIHAHVVKIGFEKDVFISSSLVDLYCKCGETKDGHTAFDLIPEKNVVSWNSMVAGYCLNGQMEEAKELFDSIPAPNNISWNTMVGGYLENKQFDKVFEVFNEMLLCGEIPNVSSFSSVLSGCASIASLEKGMNLHGKAVKHGVQYDVFVGTALTDMYAKSGDIENSKSVFDRMPEKNEISWTVMIQGLAENGFAAESLFLFEEMKRTSTVAPNELMLSSVLFACSHNGLIDEGLRYFNSMEAVYGTKPKGRHYTFVVDMLSRSGQLVEAEELLKSMPFQPESNAWAAILSGCNRHKNEEIAERTAKKLSELAEKNSSGYVMLSNIYASARKWTDVMEIRRLMRDRGLKKSGGCSWVEVRNEVHCFYSEEASHCQLAAIYDLLQLLRVEMLAIEE